The stretch of DNA GAGTTCCATTTAGCAGGCTATGGTTTCTCTGCTAAAACTGGACTGGATTTAATACTTTATAAGTATTTCTTTTTAAGAGGTGAATTAAAAACAGGCTTTATTGATATGCCAAGTATTCGTTCAACGCCCGACCCCAAAGATAATGCTAGTCAACACTTCTTTTTTGGTCAAGCAAATTTTTGCTTTGGTTTTACCTACAATTTTTCTAAAAACCTAAAATAACTGACGAACCTCTTTTTTAATAGTTGATATAGCCATTTGTGTTGGCGATACTTCCAACTTTAATAAAATTTCAAATATTTTCTGACTCAATTCAGCACTAGTAGCATCATCTTTTACTTGCGTTGCAGAAACGTTTATCACTTTTATCACTTCTTCTTTCGCTAATTTAACCGTATCCCAAGCTGCTTGAGAAACATAAATTTGCTGGCTTAAATTGTGTTCAAACTCGGTTCTTACCGTTATAATCAAATCCGATTGAAACTGCTTAGCACTCATTCCTCTTTTTTGAACACGAGAAACTAGGTTGTTTAAAGAAACTCTTTCTAAAAACAAAATCATACGCTCGTAAGCTTGCAATCTCAAAGGAGTTGTGTAATTCTGATTTGCCTTTCTTAATTCCAACAATTGTTTACGATATTCGTTATCCATAAACTTTTTTAGTATAAAAAAACAAGCAACGAACACCACTAAGGCAGGCACTGTGTATTTTAACAAGTCTAATAATTCTTCCATTTTATTCTATTTTTCAGCTGTAAAGTTAAAAAGATTTTACAAAGTATTGAGTTATTCAACAGTTGGTCTATCAAAATAAAAATCCTACGACAACACAACAAGTTAAAATAATAATGCTTACTTTTGCAGCCTTAATTAATCATACATAATAAACATTTAAAACAATTTTGGCATGTATTTATCATCTGAAAAAAAACAAGAAATTTTTAAACAGTACGGCGGAGACGCTAAAAACACTGGTTCTACTGAAGGACAAATTGCATTATTCACTTTTAGAATAAACCATTTAACAGGTCACTTAAAAACCAACAAAAAAGATAAAGGAACTCAAAAAGCTTTATTAGACTTAGTAGGTAAAAGAAGAAGTTTATTAGACTACTACAAAAAGAAAGATATTGTTAAATATCGTGAATTGATAAAAGAGTTAGGAATTAGAAAATAATTTGAACTTACAACAATAACATTAAAGAATAAAGGGGGGCTAGCAATAATTTGCACTCCCCTTTTTTATTATAAAAAAACGTAAACAATTAAACCAAGGAGATGCAGGGTGTATCTCAGTATAAACAAAACAATTAAAAATTATGTCACAAATCGGAATTAAAAAATCCTACACGTTAGGTGATGGAAGGTCCATCGAAATTGAAACTGGAAAACTAGCCAAACAATCACATGGTTCGGTAGTAGTAAAAATGGGAAAAACAATGTTGTTAGCAACTGTAGTTTCAGACAATGAAGCTGGCGAAGACATGGATTTTTTACCATTAACAGTTGATTACAAAGAAAAATTTGCAGCAGCAGGTAAAATTCCTGGTGGTTTCTTAAAAAGAGAAGCAAGACCAAATGATAACGAAATATTAATTTGTAGATTAATCGATAGAGCATTAAGACCGCTTTTCCCAGATGATTACCATGCAAACACACAAGTTGCTGTTCAACTAATATCTTTCGACGAAGAAGTTTTACCTGATGCATTAGCTTGTTTAGCTGCTTCAGCTTGTATAGCAGTATCTGACATTCCTTTTAACGGTCCAACATCAGAAGTAAGAATTGCAAAAGTAGAAGGAAATTGGGTAATCAACCCTACTCCTGCTCAAATGGCGTTATCTGATATGGATATGATTGTTGCCGCTACGATGGACAACATTATGATGGTTGAAGGTGAAATGAAAGAAGTTTCTGAAGCAGAAATGTTAGAAGCGATTAAAGTTGCTCATACCGAAATTAAAAAACAATGTCAATTACAATTAGATTTAGCTGCTATGGTAGAAAAATCTAAAGTAAAAAGAGTGTACGACCACGAAAGAAGCAATGAAGATTTATTGGCTAGAATAAAAACAGCTTGTCACGACAAATGTTATGAAATCGCTGCAAGTTCTATCGCTGACAAAGCATTGAGAGGTCAAAAATTTGGAGCTGTTAAAGATGAATTTATTGCTACATTAAGCGATGAAGAAAAAGAAGATAAATTCTTGATTAGTCAGTACTTTAAAAAAGTACAGAAAAATGCAGTTCGTAGAGTAATTCTTGATGAAAGAAAAAGACTTGATGGTAGAAAATTAGACGAAATCAGACCAATTTGGAGTGAAGTGGATTATTTACCAGGAGCACATGGTTCTTCAATTTTTACAAGAGGTGAAACTCAATCGTTAACAACCGTTACTTTAGGTAACAAAATGGACGAAAAATTAGTTGATGAAGTAACTACTGGCGGAACTGAAAAATTCATGCTACATTACAACTTCCCATCATTCTCAACTGGCGAAGCTCGTCCAAACAGAGGAACTAGCCGTAGAGAAATTGGACATGGAAATTTAGCTTTAAGAGCATTAAAACCAATGATTCCTTTTGATGAAACAAACCCTTACACTGTTCGTGTTGTTTCTGAAATATTAGAATCTAACGGCTCTTCTTCAATGGCAACAGTTTGTGCTGGTACGTTAGCATTAATGGATGCTGGTGTTAAAATTAAAAAACCAGTTTCAGGTATTGCAATGGGTTTAATTACTGAACCAGGCAACCAAAAATTTGCTGTTCTTTCTGATATTTTAGGAGATGAAGATCACTTGGGTGATATGGACTTTAAAGTAACCGGAACTAAAGATGGTATTACAGCTTGTCAAATGGATATTAAAGTTGATGGTTTACCATACGAAATACTAGAACAAGCACTGGCTCAAGCACGCGAAGGTAGATTACACATTTTAAATGAAATGTTAAAAACCATTGCTGAACCAAATGCAGATTACAAACCTCATACTCCGCGTATTACTCAAATCACTATCCCTAAAGACATGATTGGCGCTGTAATCGGACCAGGTGGAAAAATCATTCAAGATATTCAAGCGAAAACAGGTGCAACCATTACTATAGAAGAAGTAAACAATACCGGTCAAGTTTCTATTATGACTAATGATGGTGAAGCCATGAAAGCTGCCCTTGCTAGAATTAAAGCAATTACTGCAGTACCAGAAGTTGGTGAAATCTACAAAGGAAAAGTAAAATCAATTACTAATTTTGGTGCTTTTGTTGAAATTATTCCTGGTAAAGATGGATTACTTCATATTTCTGAAATCAACTGGGATAGAGTTGAAAAAGTAGAAGATGTATTGAAAGAAGGTCAAGAAATTGAAGTAAAATTGATAGAAGTTGATGCTAAAACAGGTAAATTAAAGTTATCTAGAAAGGTTTTATTAGAAAAGCCACAAAAAGAAAACGCTTAATTTTAGTTTTTTAATACACAAAAAGCCCAGCAAATGCTGGGCTTTTTTATTTTAATTCAATTTAATTTTATATAAACGAAACCTTTTTGTAGACGAATCGTAAATTGGCATAGACAAAACATTAAAAACATTCTATGAGACAACTGAAAATTTCGAAACAGGTTACCAATAGAGAAACAATATCATTAGACAAGTATTTACACGACATATCAAAAGTAGGATTAGTTACCGCCGATGAAGAAATAGAACTAGCCATAAAAATTAGAGAAGGAGACAAAGCAGCTTTAGAAAAATTAACTAAAGCCAATTTACGCTTTGTAGTTTCTGTAGCTAAACAATATCAAAATCAAGGTTTAACCCTACCCGACTTAATTAATGAAGGGAATATCGGGTTGATTAAAGCTGCCCAACGCTTTGATGAAACCAGAGGTTTTAAATTTATCTCTTATGCTGTTTGGTGGATTCGTCAATCCATTATGCAAGCTATTGCTGAACAAGCTCGTATTGTTCGTTTGCCCTTAAATAAAATTGGCGGTATCTCTAAAATAAACCGTACATTTTCTGAATTAGAACAACTTTATGAGAGAGAACCAACAAGCGATGAAGTTGCTGATTTATTAGACATTACTTCTGCCGAGGTGAATGATTCCATTAAAATTTCAGGACGACATTTTTCTATGGATGCCCCTCTATCTTCAGACGAGGATAGTAATAGCATGATGGATATTATGGAAGATGATGAAATATTGTTTAATCCAGATAACGATTTAATGAATGAATCGTTACGAAACGAAATAGAACGATCCCTTTCTACACTATCATACCGAGAAGCTGAAGTATTACGAATGTACTACGGAATTAACTGCAAAGCTCCTTTAACATTAGAAGAAATTGGCGAAGAATTTGAATTAACTCGAGAGCGAGTTCGTCAAATAAAAGAAAAAGCCATAAAACGATTAAAACACACTTCACGTTGTAAGTTGTTAAAACCCTATTTAGGATAATTAATTGCAAAATATAGATTAAAAGACTGCTCAAAAGGCAGTCTTTTTTTATTGCATTTTAATAGTATTAATTATCTTTAAAAAAAATATCCACTAACCCAACAAATGAAATCTGACCAAGAAATATTGGACTACCTGATGAGTTACGCTACAGAGAACAAACGAAAATTGTTTAATGAAGTAATTGAAAAACGAACCAACCACATTACTGTTGTTTTAGAAGATATTTTTCAGCCTCACAATGCAAGTGCAGTTTTGCGTTCGTGTGATGTTTATGGAATACAAAATGTTCATGTAATAGAAAACTTCAACAAATACAAAATAAATCCAAAAGTAGTGATGGGTGCTACAAAATGGATAAACATGACCAAATACAATGGTACAGAAGACAACACATTAAGGTGTATTAATCAACTTAAAGCCGAGGGATATAAAATTATAGCCACTACCCCACATCATAACGATTGTGATATTGCTGACCTCCCTATTGACCAAAAAACAGCATTGATGTTTGGTACAGAATTAACTGGATTATCAAAAACTGCTATTGATAATGCTGATGGTTTTGTAAGAATACCCATGTATGGATTTACTGAAAGTTTAAACATATCGGTATGTGCTGCCATTTCACTTTACGAAATAAGTAAGCGACTTCGAAATTCAACAATAAAATGGCAACTAACCGACGAAGAAAAATTACAACAATTGCTAAAATGGACTAAAAAAATAGTAAAAAGTAGCGACTTACTCATCAACAAATTCAACGCTTCAGCTGAATAAATCAGTAAAATAGCTATTTATCCAAATTAAATGTTCAACTTTGCCAAAAATTATACTAACTAATAGTATAATGTGAACACCAGATTGGTAACAGAGTATTCCTGGCAAATTCGTCCTCGCCACAATAATCAAGATACCGATTCGGTATAAAATATTAAAAATGACATTTAAAGAATTAGGTCTTGATGATTCACTCATCAAGGCAGTAGAAGCTTTAGGATTTGAAACGCCATCTCCTATACAAGAAAAATCTATACCCGTACTTTTAGAAGGTAATAGAGATTACATCGGTTTGGCTCAAACCGGAACAGGTAAAACTGCAGCATTTGGCTTGCCATTATTGCAAAAAGTTGATGTTGAATTTAGAGCAATTCAAGGGTTAATACTCTGCCCTACAAGAGAGTTATGTTTACAAATTTCGAAAGAGTTAAAATCTTACGCCAAATATAAAGAAGGCGTAAACATTGTTGCTGTTTATGGTGGAGCTAATATTAGCGAACAAATCAGAGACATCAAAAAAGGGGCTAACATTATTGTTGGTACTCCTGGTAGAACAATTGACTTAATGGGAAGAAAAGTATTGAAATTTGATACTGTTTCAACTGTTATTTTAGATGAAGCTGATGAAATGTTAAACATGGGCTTTAAAGAAGATATTAACGAAATTTTAGAAGGTACTCCTCCATTTAAACACACTTGGTTGTTTTCTGCAACAATGCCTAGAGAAGTTGAGCGTATTGCTCAAACTTACATGGAAAACCCTCATACAGTTACTGTTGGAACAAAAAATAGTTCTGCTGCAAACATTGAACACCAATATTGTTTGGTTAACGGAAGAGACCAATATCATGCTTTAAGAAGATTTATTGATTTTTCACCAGGCATGTTTGGTATTGTTTTCTGTAGAACCAGAAGAGATGCCAAAGAATTTGCTGATAAATTAATGACTGATGGTTATAATGCTGACGCGTTGCACGGAGATTTGTCTCAAGCACAACGTGATAGCGTAATGAATAAATTCAGAAACAGAGCTTTACAGGTGTTAATTGCAACCGATGTTGCTGCACGTGGTATTGATGTTGATGATGTAACTCACGTTTTCCATGTGGATTTACCAGATGAAATTGAAAGTTATACTCACCGTGCAGGTAGAACAGCAAGAGCTGGAAAATCTGGAATATCAATTGCTTTGGTTAGCCCAAGCAAACAAGGTAGAGTAAGATTGGTTGAAAAACAAATTGGAAAAAAGATGGACTTAGTAAAAGCTCCTACTGGAAACGATATTTGTGGTCAACAAATTATTCAACTGATTCAAAATGTACACGATGTACAAATTAATGAAAAAGGAATTGCTCCTTACATTGCAAAAATCAATGAAGAACTTGGTTCTTTTACAAAAGAAGAACTTATTGAACGTTTTATTTCTGTAGAATTTAACCGTTTCTTAAAAGCTTACGAAAAAGCTGGCGACATTAACCTAGAACCAAAAGGCTCTAGAAGAGGTGATGATAGAGACGACAGAAGAGGTGGTAGAGCAGATAGAATGAGTGGTGGCACTCAAAACTCAAAAAGAATATTTATCAATGTTGGTAAATTAGATGGTTTTGAAAACA from Flavobacteriales bacterium encodes:
- the rpsO gene encoding 30S ribosomal protein S15, whose amino-acid sequence is MYLSSEKKQEIFKQYGGDAKNTGSTEGQIALFTFRINHLTGHLKTNKKDKGTQKALLDLVGKRRSLLDYYKKKDIVKYRELIKELGIRK
- a CDS encoding polyribonucleotide nucleotidyltransferase, with product MSQIGIKKSYTLGDGRSIEIETGKLAKQSHGSVVVKMGKTMLLATVVSDNEAGEDMDFLPLTVDYKEKFAAAGKIPGGFLKREARPNDNEILICRLIDRALRPLFPDDYHANTQVAVQLISFDEEVLPDALACLAASACIAVSDIPFNGPTSEVRIAKVEGNWVINPTPAQMALSDMDMIVAATMDNIMMVEGEMKEVSEAEMLEAIKVAHTEIKKQCQLQLDLAAMVEKSKVKRVYDHERSNEDLLARIKTACHDKCYEIAASSIADKALRGQKFGAVKDEFIATLSDEEKEDKFLISQYFKKVQKNAVRRVILDERKRLDGRKLDEIRPIWSEVDYLPGAHGSSIFTRGETQSLTTVTLGNKMDEKLVDEVTTGGTEKFMLHYNFPSFSTGEARPNRGTSRREIGHGNLALRALKPMIPFDETNPYTVRVVSEILESNGSSSMATVCAGTLALMDAGVKIKKPVSGIAMGLITEPGNQKFAVLSDILGDEDHLGDMDFKVTGTKDGITACQMDIKVDGLPYEILEQALAQAREGRLHILNEMLKTIAEPNADYKPHTPRITQITIPKDMIGAVIGPGGKIIQDIQAKTGATITIEEVNNTGQVSIMTNDGEAMKAALARIKAITAVPEVGEIYKGKVKSITNFGAFVEIIPGKDGLLHISEINWDRVEKVEDVLKEGQEIEVKLIEVDAKTGKLKLSRKVLLEKPQKENA
- a CDS encoding sigma-70 family RNA polymerase sigma factor, with amino-acid sequence MRQLKISKQVTNRETISLDKYLHDISKVGLVTADEEIELAIKIREGDKAALEKLTKANLRFVVSVAKQYQNQGLTLPDLINEGNIGLIKAAQRFDETRGFKFISYAVWWIRQSIMQAIAEQARIVRLPLNKIGGISKINRTFSELEQLYEREPTSDEVADLLDITSAEVNDSIKISGRHFSMDAPLSSDEDSNSMMDIMEDDEILFNPDNDLMNESLRNEIERSLSTLSYREAEVLRMYYGINCKAPLTLEEIGEEFELTRERVRQIKEKAIKRLKHTSRCKLLKPYLG
- a CDS encoding RNA methyltransferase — protein: MKSDQEILDYLMSYATENKRKLFNEVIEKRTNHITVVLEDIFQPHNASAVLRSCDVYGIQNVHVIENFNKYKINPKVVMGATKWINMTKYNGTEDNTLRCINQLKAEGYKIIATTPHHNDCDIADLPIDQKTALMFGTELTGLSKTAIDNADGFVRIPMYGFTESLNISVCAAISLYEISKRLRNSTIKWQLTDEEKLQQLLKWTKKIVKSSDLLINKFNASAE
- a CDS encoding DEAD/DEAH box helicase, which encodes MTFKELGLDDSLIKAVEALGFETPSPIQEKSIPVLLEGNRDYIGLAQTGTGKTAAFGLPLLQKVDVEFRAIQGLILCPTRELCLQISKELKSYAKYKEGVNIVAVYGGANISEQIRDIKKGANIIVGTPGRTIDLMGRKVLKFDTVSTVILDEADEMLNMGFKEDINEILEGTPPFKHTWLFSATMPREVERIAQTYMENPHTVTVGTKNSSAANIEHQYCLVNGRDQYHALRRFIDFSPGMFGIVFCRTRRDAKEFADKLMTDGYNADALHGDLSQAQRDSVMNKFRNRALQVLIATDVAARGIDVDDVTHVFHVDLPDEIESYTHRAGRTARAGKSGISIALVSPSKQGRVRLVEKQIGKKMDLVKAPTGNDICGQQIIQLIQNVHDVQINEKGIAPYIAKINEELGSFTKEELIERFISVEFNRFLKAYEKAGDINLEPKGSRRGDDRDDRRGGRADRMSGGTQNSKRIFINVGKLDGFENKGQILGFICNQSGIDGNSVGKIDLFDSFAFLGVEDGVGEKLISALNGKNIENREVRVEFSQDKPREPRSEYKGKPRSGGGDRDRNRGERPRSDRGSDRDRGPKKNFSTSNSGGANARNFRSRRPR